DNA sequence from the Tachysurus fulvidraco isolate hzauxx_2018 chromosome 1, HZAU_PFXX_2.0, whole genome shotgun sequence genome:
ctgggaatctgggtAAAGTTGAGGGAcacatggattccactcaatatcagcagattcttgagaataatgttgaggaatcattCACAAAGTGTGAGCtggatattttttaaaagacaacgacctaaaacactgctcaaaatctactcgggcatttatgcagaagaaagtacaatgttctggagttaccatcccagtccccagacctgaatatcattgaacatctgtgggtgATTTGAAGTGGGCTGTCCGTGCTTGGCAAActtcaaacctaactgaactggagatgttttgtaaagaTGAATGGCccaaatacattcatccagaatccagacaaaataataagagCCTCTAGattctagaggctgttatttttGCTAAAAATGGCTCTACTAAATACTGATTtacaaatttatgcacctgtctaattttattttgatgcatattgcgcattttgtGTTAAGCCAATAAACCtaatttcactactgaaatattactgtgttctTCAGTTAATTGATAGAGCACAATCATATTGTTGAtgcaaacacccaaatatttataaatgaaaatcatggaaattgtcaggggttcctaaacttttgcatagtAAGAATATccatgaaatgtatcagtcaggatttaggcttcatcatagcacagagacagcactggtACAGTGGTAAATGACCTGTGGGAAGTTGTAACCTAATAGTTAAGGCATTAGACTACTgagcagaaggttgtgagttcaaatccctggtCCATCAAGCTACATCTGCTGGGCCCCCAaataaggcccttaaccctcaattgctcagttgtatatgtTGTACATCACACTGGATAATGGTGTTTGCTAAATACctgttactggcctctgatcagggttgtgtttaTTTGCTGGTGTTACATGATCTTGCTGCAGCTTTTGATAACATTGACCAGGCTATTTTAACTTAATAGGCTAGAACAGGgttcggcaacccgcggctccggagctgcAAGTgcctctttcatccctctgctgcggctccctgtagatttggaaaataaatatttaatttaaatttattttattttagttagtttttaaaaatttaattccAAATTCTAAGTTTATGATGCTCTTATAACATTAAAGCAaacagtgtttaatttttttgttactcaaaatatgcgtcataactgcttacttgcgaaatccgacacacatgtagcgattttggctaaCGAAcgaaggtaaatatttatgagtcattataacatgttatagtgactctaaatattttaatctaaattgaaattaacggtaatggaattaatgttacacttatttggtccgTTCGTCTAGGGAACAgtccgtgtaacctttattaattctatgaaggaggtatcttcccggcccaGGAAGGTTCACTCCTCTTTTACTTTACAccttaatttgaattaaattaacttaatagagcatgtagttcagaccagatgttgcaggtatcTTAattttgtgagcgatactcagagacaatcacttgtggcacaaaaatatggcatttaatgaatgagacaaacacaacataaaactaactacacaaacaaacaaaagaaatagggaaaacaaagatgaaaataaaataaaacaaagggaattaaaattggggaaagagaggaagagactggaaagaagaaattagagaaaggaaggaaaggaatggcaagcttaaacttcaaaattaatcacaccctaactgggaaatcgtcaccggaaacttaaattcacattaAGACACAATGCAAgtttcatacttaaaatacgcatctaaattggttggtaaaggaaacggttacttgcactggcttactgcacaagagtccggatgcaacagagaaatctctggaGTCAGGTAGGGTGGGGTcagttcttccaagttctcctgaggatcagagcagttgtcaatcttggaagtgaagcttgctggaacttctttgaaggaagatggagtcgtctccaagctgttccgaaagtctgaccacggattggtggtgtttgtgaaaatttaaaggttgcgaactccacccatctttggggagatggccaatactacggccaAGATTTCGCAGGGAATActcctttgtttcaggtgtctgtgggcgtggtttagctatcaaacttttagatgactttaaagttttatccagggtgtattaagacggtatggcaccttttgtgctcaaataaaatacaccattgtttgaaaaacgagtaactgataattttgtggtcatttggatactaaacatgaagggtaatgacggtataaaggcagcggtacattatatacacagatcagtaatcgaagggtaactgatgttaatacgctattgtgttcttataaaggcaaagaaacaaaaattaaacacaaaacaaaatgcactttcattagggaagtaaaaagaaaacgatagcttcgtatacattctgacatcagaccctaaaggggcatacagcataagaacaggtatacattaacatgccatgatcagtaattagagtataactgatgttaaatacaatgttgttttctgacacatgaataaaatacacccttgtcaggaaagtaaggagcaaataattttaagtcaggcaagccttaacagaagaaacacattacaacagggttataagaataagaatcttagagtatcttatctacaTGTTTTAtaagtaaaaggaatgtctcattgtgttgtgtgtgtgttctggttgagggcccctatgagttcaatcagagaagcggcatggggttatctggttaTGTGTAGgatccagtcattctggagccagttgttgtgtgtaaaactgggttgctcatcggttgattgaagattagatgccgaagtttagggtgccttggacatgaaatctaaatgacctgtaccagacgctacacacAGAAGCCgtcgcatttttggtttgctgcagccggcaaatTAAAATTTTCATGTCATTACAGGGCTAACAAGTATCaggcattgagagtgacagtcatgcatttgggtctttgtCATGTTCTTCCGCCACACATCGCATTTCTcaagcagaaaaactttttgactatttatcatatatttaataagccgcagcgcccaaaatgtatcagcccacaccgctgtctctatggaaccgggcaggaatcaagcgcgtctcagttcttagtcgagtctaacacttatcagccaatcaaaaaagaggctacacagtagccaatcagaaaatagcactatctgggaaagatttaacgcaacagccaatgaaaaaaattggggttgcaggggggttggagatgtcactcttgcctgtcttcaaaacttgagagccctggtcatgaatacgaagaggactcaattagacattgaacattttatttgaaagtaaccttcaccccagtgttttttttttttttttttttttttgttgttgttgttaaagttagttcaaactgttcaaaatatttttgtttgcttgcagaaataaaattttgtttactctgtagcagttcattgatttcgtAAATGCAACActctacagttttttctatactttccataaaggtaaaaaacgatatatgcagcgttatcttcgttttagatgtcaaatgggttttgtggctccctttttcttttttctgtgggaaacgggtccaaatggctctttgagtgttaaaggttgccgacccctgggctagaacatgttgttgatgttaAAGGCACAGCCCTCTGCTGGCTCCAGTCTTATTTGACCGATCGCTCTCAGTTTGTATATCTATTTGGTGACTAAACAAACTAAGCTAAGGTTTATAGTCCAGCGCAGAGGGTCACAACTGCATTATTTTCAGACATCACACATCAACACgatcatcatctccatcagcAGCCATGTCCTCCTGTACTcttctgctgcttctgctgggTCTTTCCTGCCTTCAGAGCTTCACAAAGGCAGAGCATaagattttgtgtattttatcattaaatTAATTCTGCATTCATCTATTGAAGttcattaatgatcattttaaagaataatGTTCACATATTCAAATTAACTTAATCACTTTATGGACTGTAAAAAGATTCTGAATATTCATTTAGATCTTTAAGAATGACTTatggtatttatttaatttcttcttGCTcattttttgttctgtaaatcagtataaaaaattaaaaggtaaatattaaaatgtttgtacGCAGATGCAAATGGAGCAGATTTGTGCTGTTTTGAGTTCCACAGAAGACCGTTCCCTGCAGCAAACGTTGTTTCTTACGTAGAAACAAGAACTGATTGTCCACGTCCTGGAGTCATGTAAGTTTTTAATCCCtgcttccttatttatttattttttttaaattcatttgatCTCATTTCACAATTCTACACTGACCCAAATCTTCTTTCCTGCAGTTTGACCACAAAGAAGGGTTATCGCATGTGTGCAGACCCTGAGATGGACTGGGTGCAGCagatcatcaaaattaaaaactcAGCCTAGATTCAGAAGACAAATTAAAGCGTCTCTCCATGACATTAGCTTTACTTTGCagaatgcttcattttacaaTGCCTACACAGTACTTAAAGCAATCTGATATTGTGTGTAACAAGACAAAGCTTCTTCTTCAGTCTGTTTTAtcttctgcacaaataaagcacacatttataactcattattaatgttttatttatttacgagGTTTACAGAAACACTGTTCACACTGAATAATAATCAGGTGCTTCAGCTGGTAGaaggtgtgttaaggtgtgttaaGATGTGCAATAcctcaaacctaactgaactgtaGATGTTTTGTAAAGACAAATGGctcaaaatacattcatccagaatacagacaaaaaaataagagCCTCTAGattctagaggctgttatttttGCTAAAAATGGCTCTACTAAATACTGATTtacaaatttatgcacctgtctaattttattttgatgcatattgcacattttctgttaatccaataaacctcatttcactactgaaatattactgtgttctTCAGTTACTTGATAGAGCACAATCATATTGTTGAtgcaaacacccaaatatttataaatgaaaatcatggaaattgtcaggggttcctaaacttttgcatagtAAGAATATccatgaaatgtatcagtcaggatttaggcttcatcatagcacagagacagcactggtACAGTGGTAAATGACCTGTGGGAAGTTGTAACCTAATGGTTAAGGCATTAGACTACTgagcagaaggttgtgagttcaaatccctggtCCATCAAGCTAcatctgctgggcccctaaataaggcccttaaccctcaattgctcagttgtatatgtTGTACATCACACTGGATAATGGTGTTTGCTAAATACctgttactggcctctgatcagggttgtgtttaCTTGCTGGTGTTACATGACCTTgctgcagcttttgataccattgaccagGCTATTTTAACTTAATAGGCTAGAACAGGGTTCGgtaacccgcggctccggagctgcAAGTGCCTCTTTcgtccctctgctgcggctccctgtagatttggaaaataaatatttaatttaaatttattctattttagttagtttttaaaaaatgtaattccaAATTCTAAGTTTATGATGCTCTTGTTACATTAAAGaaaacagtgtttatttttttttttcaaaatatgagTCATAAATGctgacttgcgaaatccgacacacagaagccgTCGCATTTTTGggttgctgcagccggcaagttaaaattttcatgtcattacagggctctcaagtatcaggcattgagcgtgacagtcacgcatttgggtctttgtcacgttctcccaccacacatcgcatttctcatgcagaaaaactttttgactatttatcatatatttaataagccgcagcgcctaAAATGTATCAgcccgcaccgctgtctctatggaaccgggcaggaatcaagcgcgtctcagttcttagtcgagcctgacacttatcagccaatcaaaaggCTACACAGTAGCCAAtgagaaaatagcactatctgggaaagatttaacgcaacagccaatgaaaaaaattggggttgcggggGGGTTGGacatgtcacgcttgcctgtcttcaaaacttgagagccctggtcatgaatacgaagaggactcaattagacattgaacattttatttgaatgtaaCCTTCACcccagcgtttttttttttttttttgttaaagttagttcaaactgttcaaaatatttttgtttgcttgcagaaataaaattttgtttactcggtagcagttcattgatttcgtAAATGCAACActctacagttttttctatactttccataaaggtaaaaaacgatatatgcagcgttatcttcgttttagatgtcaaatgggttttgtggctccctttttcttttttctgtgggaaacgggtccaaatggctctttgagtgtttaaggttgccgacccctgggctagaacatgttgttgatgttaAAGGCACAGCCCTCTCCTGGCTCCAGTCTTATTTGACCAATCGCTCTCAGTTTGTATATCTATTTGGTGACTAAACAAACTAAGCTAAGGTTTATAGTCCAGCGCAGAGGGTCACAACTGCATTATTTTCAGACATCACACATCAACACgatcatcatctccatcagcAGCCATGTCCTCCTGTACTCTTTTGCTGCTTCTGCTGGGTCTTTCCTGCCTTCAGAGCTTCACAAAGGCAGATAGTaagattttgtgtattttatcattaaatTAATTCTGTATTCATCTATTGAAGttcattaatgatcattttaaagaataatGTTCACATATTCAAATGAACTTTATCACTTTATGGACTGTAAAAAGATTCTGAATATTCATTTAGATCTTTAAGAATGACTCatggtttttatttcatttcttcttgctcatttttttgttctgtaaatcagtacaaaaaattaaaaggtaaatattaaaaatgtttgtacGCAGGTGCAAGTGGAGCAGATTTGTGCTGTTTTGAGTTCCACAAAAGACCGTTACCAGCAGCAAACGTTGTTTCTTACGTAGAAACAAGAACTGACTGTACAGTTCCTGCAGTCATGTATGTTTTCAATCCCtgcttccttatttatttatttatttatttattttttaaattcattttatttaatttcacaatTCTACACTGACCCGAATCTTCTTTCCTGCAGTTTGACCACAAAGAAGGGTTATCGCATATGTGCAGACCCTGAGATGGACTGGGTGCAGCAgctcatcaaaattaaaaactcAGCCTAGATTCAGGAGACAAATTAAAGCGTCTCTCCCTGAAATTAGCTTTACTTTGCAGAATGCTTCATTTTACCTACACAGTACTTAAAGCAATCTGATATTGTGTGTAACAAGACAaagcttcttcttctgtctgtttttcttctgcacaaataaagcacacatttataactcattattagtgttttatttatttacgagGTTTACAGAAACACTGTTCACACTGAATAATAATCAGGTGCTTCAGCTGGTAGAAGGTGTGTTAAGATGTGCAATACCATCATTTTCACATAGAGAGAAATATTTAAGGCAAAGAATAAATCAGGTGTATTTACTGAGAATACTGTAAGGGGAAATCACACATCAGGGATATTGAGGTCTAAGTTATAATGAGGTAAAAGTGATAATGAGGTATAAGGGTCTATGGGATATCGTGTTATTAGTTCTAATGAAGTCTAAACATTAGTGATCTCTAAGGAACAATGAGGTGTAAGAGGTAGTGACGTTTAATGGACAGTGAGGTGTAACATACTGAGGAATAAAAGATGAGGTAAAGGCAGGACtgtcaagttttgaagacaggcaagagtaacatattttaaatatgtctaacaCCATCTCAGGGTgaacgacgatgatgatgaactattccaggatctgcttttttttttcattggttgttgcgttaaatcttacccagatacaatagtgctatttcctgattggctattgtgtagcctcttttttgattggctgataagtgcctggctcgactaagaactccaggggcgatgcgcttgattcctgcccggttccatagagacagcggtgcggactgatacattttgggcgctgcggcttattaaatatatgataaatagtcaaaaagtttttctgtgcgagaaatacaatgtgtggcctgagagcgtgagaaaagaccgacatgagggactgtcacgctcaatgcCCGATACTCGAGAGCCTTGTAATGGGGATAAGAGGATAAGTTGTTGTATAAAAGAGAAATGAGGTATAAAAACTTTTTCTCTCTTACagtgaaaatgtgtgaaatgtgcaaaaaaaatgaaaacaataaattgcagtgatatacagtaaacacactctaGTTGTTATTTTTTGGTACTATATTTGTATGAGGTGACGTATTGTGCTGTTTACGCTAACGTGTAAGTCTAAATAGATGTTATTGTAACTATGTTTTCCTGTAAAAACTGCACACTTAGCATTTACACGTTGACAGTGTCAGAGTGAGTGACAGGAAGATGGAGGTGGAAGGTGTGAAATGGTGGCAGTGATGAGTGATGCTACCAGATTTCATAGATGtgaacagtgagagacagaatgagatcCTGAGGTCACTGGCAGGTCATCTTTCCTTTTGTAGAGGAATCTGTAGATGATTTTGAGATCCTCAGGTGAATGCATTAGGGTTCCTCTGGAAGCAGATCTGCTTCCATGGTTCGTGAGCCAATGGATTCATGTCCTGTGAGGGATGTAGACGTCCaggatatctctctctctctctctctctctctctctctctctctctctctctctctctctctctctctctctccaccttggATATTCTCATCAGCAGTAATATTTGGTGTCACTCCACTCTCGTCAGTTCCATGTCCTTCTCATTGGTCTttctgatgttcagtgtgagACTGATGATGAAGTACTAATCTTTTACAGCCCAATTTTATTCtttcatcatttcatttattgtttcttAAAGCTGTTTATCTTATTCTCATGTGTGATCAATAACGTTCAGGAGAAGTGAAACTGTCCAAGAAATATTAACTGCTGATCAGGTTTTTCTAGTTCGAGGTAAAAACCACAGATGGTTCTTGTTTTTTATGAACAGaaaatatgttaatccctctacactgcttttctctttctacccatcccgaggcatccagacattgtaccagctccgatcgtcttccgtgcgatgaaggttttggacctccactgagatgagtctgattatgaaaatcctgagacatctacagatctaccagctccagttggactctatgataccaagaggagatctgaactccatgtgatctttacaccaattcaacacttgtttgactgtatatttgtaatctcacccccagtgccacccatatgaggttgggttcccctttgagtctggttcctctcaaggtttcttccttaccaatttaagggagttttccttgccactgctgcctgagtcacctcagacttgctcattggggataaatacatacatacatacatacatacatacatacatacatacatacatacatacatacacacaaactgtaaactatatatatcttaattttttactgtattaattctttgtatttctccttatgtttaacatctgttctatgtttttgttctgtaaagctgctttgagacaaagcccattgtaaaaagtgctatacaaataaacttgaatttaattgaattcttGTGGATGAAATATAGagagttttttgttgttatttagtCTAACAGGAACTTTCCATCGTGGTCAGGCTGCCCTCCACCCAACCACacattctcttcctcttcctcttcctcttcttatGATGAGTTTATAAGCCCTGCGACGTGGgtcataaatacattattttcagCCATCACACATCAGCACgatcatcatctccatcagcAGCCATGTCCTCCTGTACTctcctgctgcttctgctggGTCTTTCCTGCCTTCAGAGCTTCACAGTGGCACAGGGtaagattttgtgttttttatcaTTAATTTAATTCTGTATTCATCTATTGAAGTTCATTACTGATCAGTTTAAAGAATAATTTATCACATATTTAAATTAACTCATCACTTTATGGACCGAAAAATGACTCTGAATATTAATTTAGATCTTTAAGAATGACTCgtggtttttatttcattttttctcactcatttttttttaatctttaaattagttaaaaaattaaatggtaaatattaaaatgtttgtacGCAGATGCAAATGGAGCAGATTTCTGCTGTTTTGAGTTCCACAAAAGACCGTTACCAGCAGCGAGCGTTGTTTCTTACGAAGAAACAAGAGATGACTGTACACTTCCTGGAGTCATGTAAGTTTTCAACCctgcttggttttttttttttttgttttgttttgtttacatttttttttaattcatttgatttcatttgacAGTTTTACACTGACCCGAATCTTCTTTCCTGCAGTTTGACCACAGAAAAGGGTTTTCGTATATGTGCAGACCCTGAGGTGGACTGGGTGCAGCAGGTCATCAAAACTAAAAACTCAGCCTAAATTCAGGAGACAAATTAAAGCGTCTCTCCCTGAAATTAGCTTTACTTTGCAGAATGCTTCATTTTACCTACACAGTACTTAAAGCAATCTGAAATTGTGTGTAACAAGACAAAGCTTCTTCTTCAGTCTATTTTAtcttctgcacaaataaagcACACATTTATAGCGCATTATTaccattgttgtttttatttacgaGGTTTAAAGAAACACGGTTCAGACTGAATATTAATCAGGTGCTTCAGCTGGTAGaaggtgtgttaaggtgtgttaaGATGTGCAATACCATCACTATCACATAGAGAGAAATATTTAAGGCAAAGAATAAATCGGGTGTGTTTACTGAGAATACTGTAAGAGGAAATCACACATCAGGGATATTGAGGTCTAAGTTATAATGAGGTAAAAGTGATAGTGAGGTATAAGGGTCAATGGGATATTGTGTTATTAGTTCTAATGAAGTCTAAACGTTAGTGATCTATAAGGAACAATGAGGTGTAAGAGGTAGTGACGTTTAATGGACAGTGAGGTATAACATATTGAGGAATAAGAGATAATGAGGTAAAGGGGATAAGAGGAAAAGATGGTGTATAAAAGAGAAATGAGGTATAAAAACGTTTTCGAATACACAAACTCTCTtacaatacattaaataaacaataaattgcagtgatatacagtaaacacactctaGTTGTTATTTTTTGGTACTATATTTGTATGAGGTGACGTATTGTGCTGTTTACGCTAACGTATAAGGAAAGGAAGGTGAGGAAATcatacaattttcatttttgggtgaacagAGCTACATTTaaccttaaatgttatatgaatatgggacctggagcacaggttttatcagctgactgtcttttgttgcttataataaatgtgaatgttgataacatataagcagtctttaataattctctcaattacatgtagatgcatattttatgcattagtgagtgtggtggtgcctatggggtgtcgctctaggatgggtgcatatgaggaaggggggggggtcacagtatactcactacaaaaaactagactacaccactggtgtagccccacccccaaaataagcgaaatctaAAAGTTAgcaaaacatggacatgtcatatatcaaaacactcagctcacatgtattctggtcacgtcacgtgatgtcaggtgaaaataaaaaaatttgcacaacattgacatgtgacatatcaaaacacgcAGGACAATGAGGGTAATCGCGTCAtgggtattcggatcatgtcaaatgctcatgtccgctcgcctccaaaagtattggcaccatCGCTTGCAATCATGCAGAATGAcccctagcaaccgagtgctgagatttgccacgtgcaagcaccattcacattttcttcaggaaatgcaCATTCTAGtttcatttattgtttcttAAAGCTGTTTATCTTATTCTCATGTGTG
Encoded proteins:
- the LOC113635024 gene encoding C-C motif chemokine 18-like; amino-acid sequence: MSSCTLLLLLLGLSCLQSFTVAQDANGADFCCFEFHKRPLPAASVVSYEETRDDCTLPGVILTTEKGFRICADPEVDWVQQVIKTKNSA